CGCGCGCTTTCATCCCGAGCTGACCTCGCTGCGGCGCGAGTTGCACGCCCATCCGGAGCTGGGTTTTGAAGAGCACCGCACCAGCGCGCGCGTTCGCGAGGTGCTGCGCGCCTGTCAGGTCGATGAGCTGCACGAGGGCGTGGGCGGCACCGGCGTGGTCGCCGTGATCCACGGGCGCGGCCGGGGCAGCGGCGCGATGGTCGGACTGCGCGCCGACATGGACGCGCTGCCCATGACCGAGCACAACGACTTCGCCTGGAAGTCGGACAAGAGCGGCCTGATGCATGGTTGCGGGCACGACGGGCACGTCACCATGCTGCTGGGCGCGGCGCGCTATCTTGCGGCGAGCCGCAATTTCGACGGCACGGCGGTGCTGATATTCCAGCCGGGCGAGGAGGGCTTTGGCGGCGCCCGCGTGATGATCGAGGACGGCCTGTTCGAGCGCTTCCCGGTGCAGTCGGTCTATGCGCTGCACAACTGGCCGATGATGGCGCCGGGCACCGTGGGGCTGAACGAGGGCGCGATGATGGCCGCGGCCGACCGCATCACCATCCAGGTGAGCGGCAAGGGCGGGCACGGCGCGCACCCCTACCAGACGGTGGACGTGGTGCTCGTGGCCGCGCACATCGTCACCGCCTTGCAGGGCATCGTTGCGCGCAACGTGCGCGCGATCGACAGTGCGGTGCTGAGCATCTGCGCGGCGCAGGCCGGTGACCTGGCCGCCTTCAGCGTGATGCCGGGCGAAGCCACGCTGGTGGGCACGGTGCGCACCTTCAGCCCCGAGGTGCAGGACCTGATGGAGCGGCGCATCCACGAGGTCTGCGCGGCGGTGGCGCTGGGCTTTGGCGCCAGCGCCAGCGTGCATTACGAGCGCATCTACCCGGCGACGATCAACACCGCCGCCGAGGCGCGCTTCGCGGGCGACGTCGCCGCCCGGCTGGTGGGCGAGGCCAAGGTGCAGCGCAAGCTCGAGCCCAGCATGGGCGCGGAGGATTTCTCCTTCATGCTGCAACACAAGCCCGGCGCCTACCTGCGCCTGGGCCAGGGCGGCGCGCCGCTGCACAGCAGCCGCTACGACTTCAACGACGAGGTGCTGCCACTGGGTGCGGCGCTGCACGCGGGCCTGGTCGAACAGGCCATGCCCTTGCCGCCGGGCGACTGAACATTGGTGCAAAATCGGCCTTGCGCGCTGATGCAAAAAGCGCTAGCAGCTATGTTTATTGAACTAAAGGACGCCCGGTGAACCAACTCGAAGCCTTGAAGCAAGTCACCACGGTCGTGGCCGACACCGGCGACTTTCACGAACTCGCGCGTTTCGCGCCGCAGGATGCGACCACCAACCCCTCGCTGATCCTCAAGGCGGTGCAAAAGAGCGACTACGCCCATTTGCTGCGCGACAACGCCGCGCGCTGGAGCGGGCGCGACCTGGCCGAGCGCATGGACAGGCTCATCGTGCGCTTTGGCTGCGAGACCCTGGCACACATCCCGGGGCGCGTGTCCACCGAGGTCGACGCCCGCCTGTCCTTCGATACCGAAGCCATGGTCACGCGCGCCGAGCGGCTCATCGAGCTCTACCAGGCCGAGGGCGTGCACATCGAGCGCGTGCTGATCAAGGTGGCCAGCACCTGGGAAGGCATAGAGGCGGCGCGCCGGCTGCAGGGCCGGGGCATTGCCACCAACATGACGCTGCTGTTTTCCTTTGCCCAGGCCGTCGCCTGCGCGCAGGCCAGGGTGCAGCTGATCTCGCCCTTCGTCGGACGCATCCACGACTGGTACAAGGCCAGGGCGGGCAGCAGCTGGGACGCAACGGCAATGTCCGGCGGCGCGGACCCCGGCGTGCAATCGGTGCGTCGCATCTTCGAGTACTACAAGCACTTCGGCATCGCCACCGAGATCATGGGGGCGAGCTTTCGCAACGTCGGCCAGATCCGTGCGCTGGCCGGCTGCGACCTGCTCACCATCGCGCCCGCGCTGATGGCCGAGCTGGCCGCGAGCGAGGCGCCGCTGCCCCGGGCGCTGGACGCCGAGGCGGCGCGGGCCCTGCAGATCGAGCATGTGCAGCTCGATGAGGCGAGTTTTCGCTACGCCCTCAACGAAGACGCCATGGCAACCGAGAAACTGGCCGAGGGCATCCGCGCCTTTGCGGCGGACGCGGTGAAGCTCGAAGCGCTGATGCAGGCTTGATGGCTCATGGCTGACATGTGGCCGCATCGGGCGCCGCAGGCCCCCACCCCGGCCCTCCCCCAGAGGGGGAGGGAGGCAGGCGGCGCGTCGCACGCTTCCATGCCGGGCAGCACCCCGGCCCCGCTGCTGGCGGCAAGACTCCGCCGCCCTTGTGGCTGTCCGGTCGGGGCAGGGAGGCAAGCCGGGCGGTGCTGGTATCGCTCCTTCCCCCTCTGGGGGAAGGCAGGGATGGGGGCTGCTGCCGATGATTGATTCGCCCCTGTGCCATGAAACCCCCGCGTGGGCGCGGTTGCAGGCGCATTGGCGCCAGGAGGCAAGCCACATCGACCTGCGTGCCGAGTTCGCCCGTGATGGCCAGCGCCTGCCCACGCTGAGCCAGCGCGCACCGCACCTGTGGGCCGACCTGTCGAAGAACTGGCTGCTGCCCGGCACCGAGGCGCTGCTGCGCCGCCTGGCCGATGGCTGCGGGGTGCTTGACTGGCGCGATGCGATGTTCGCGGGCGTGGCGGTCAACACCACCGAGCAGCGCGCCGCCATGCACTGGCTGCTGCGCACGCCGCCCGATGCCGGGCTGCTCGGGGCGCTGCCGCCCGCGCGGGGCTGGGGCGCGGGCGTGCGCGGCGCGCTGCAGGAGACGGCGCGCACGCTGCAGGCCATGCTGCACCTGGCCGACGAAGTGCGTGCCGACGCTGCCATCACCGACGTGGTGCACATCGGCATCGGCGGCTCCTGCTTGGGCCCCGAGCTGGCGGTGCAGGCGCTGCAGCACCTGGCCGCCGGCGGGCCGCGCATCCATTTCGTGGCCAACGTCGACGGCGGGGAGCTCGGTGCGGTGCTGGGCCGGGTACGGGCGGCAAACACGCTGTTCCTGATCGCCTCCAAGTCCTTCACCACGGCCGAGACCATGATGAACGCCCACACGGCGCGCGCCTGGTTCCTGGCCCAGGGCGGCAGCGAGGATGCGGCGCATGCGCGGGGCATCGCCCGGCATTTCGTGGCGCTGACGGCGCAGCCCGAGGCCGCGGCGCGCTTTGGCATCACGCGGGTGCTGGGCTTCGAGGACTGGGTCGGCGGGCGCTATTCGCTGTGGTCGGCCATCGGCCTGCCGATCGCCATCGCCGTGGGCAGCGCGGCGTTTCGCGCCTTGCTGGCCGGCGCGCACGCCATGGACGCGCATTTTCTTGCCGCCCCGCCCGAGACCAATCTGCCGCTGCGCCTGGGCCTGCTCGATGTCTGGTACCGCGATTTCTGCGGTCTGGGCAGCCGCTGCATCGCGCCCTACAGCCACGGCCTGCGGCGTCTGCCGGCCTATCTGCAGCAGCTGGAGATGGAGAGCAATGGCAAGGGCGTGACGCGCGACGGCCGCCCGCTGGCGGTGGCCACGGCGCCGGTGGTCTGGGGCGAGCCCGGCACCAACGGCCAGCATGCCTTCTTCCAGATGCTGCACCAGGGGCAGGACGTGGTGCCGGTGGAATTCATCGCCGCGCGCGAGCCCGTGGGCGGCCCGGCCGAACACCACCACGACCTGCTGGTCAACGCGGTGGCGCAGGCGCAGGCGCTGATGCTCGGCCATGCGTCCGACGCCGCGCACCGGCGCTGCCCCGGCAACCGGCCCAGCACCTTCCTGCTGCTCGAGCGGCTGGACGCGCAAGCGCTGGGCGCGCTGATCGCGCTGTACGAGCACCGGGTCTTCGTCTCGGGCGCGGTCTGGGGCATCAACAGCTTCGACCAGTGGGGCGTGGAGCTGGGCAAGTGCCTGGCGCGCGAGCTGGTGGCGCGCCAGGGCTCGGGCGACTGGGCGGGCGTGGACGCGTCCACGCGCGAGCTGATGCGCCTGAGCGCGTCGGCTCCGTCTCAGCTCGGCGTATAGGCCAGGCGCAGGTAGATCGGCGCGTAGGCCGCGCCCTGGGTGAGCTCGATCAGCGCCTCCTTGGCCAGCTCGAGCAGCGCGACGAAGGTGACCACGAGCACGGCCACGCCGCGCGCCGGCTCGAACACCTCCTCGAAACTGAGAAAACGCCGCCCCTGCAAGCGCTTGAGCACCTGGCTCATGGTCTCGCGCACCGAAAGCTCTTCGCGCGGGATGTGGTGGCGCTGCACCAGCCGGGCGCGCCCGAGCACCTCGGCCCAGGCGGCCTGCAGGTCGGCGACGGACACTTCGGGAAAGCGCGGCTGCAGACTCTGCTCCACGGTGATCCGCGCCTTCAGGAAGTCGCGCCCGTGCTGCGGAAGCTCGCCGAGCTGCTGCGCGGCAAGCTTGAAGCGCTCGTACTCCAGCAGCCGGC
This portion of the Comamonas flocculans genome encodes:
- a CDS encoding M20 aminoacylase family protein, with the translated sequence MQTLRYQAGGRAFAAIARFHPELTSLRRELHAHPELGFEEHRTSARVREVLRACQVDELHEGVGGTGVVAVIHGRGRGSGAMVGLRADMDALPMTEHNDFAWKSDKSGLMHGCGHDGHVTMLLGAARYLAASRNFDGTAVLIFQPGEEGFGGARVMIEDGLFERFPVQSVYALHNWPMMAPGTVGLNEGAMMAAADRITIQVSGKGGHGAHPYQTVDVVLVAAHIVTALQGIVARNVRAIDSAVLSICAAQAGDLAAFSVMPGEATLVGTVRTFSPEVQDLMERRIHEVCAAVALGFGASASVHYERIYPATINTAAEARFAGDVAARLVGEAKVQRKLEPSMGAEDFSFMLQHKPGAYLRLGQGGAPLHSSRYDFNDEVLPLGAALHAGLVEQAMPLPPGD
- the tal gene encoding transaldolase; the protein is MNQLEALKQVTTVVADTGDFHELARFAPQDATTNPSLILKAVQKSDYAHLLRDNAARWSGRDLAERMDRLIVRFGCETLAHIPGRVSTEVDARLSFDTEAMVTRAERLIELYQAEGVHIERVLIKVASTWEGIEAARRLQGRGIATNMTLLFSFAQAVACAQARVQLISPFVGRIHDWYKARAGSSWDATAMSGGADPGVQSVRRIFEYYKHFGIATEIMGASFRNVGQIRALAGCDLLTIAPALMAELAASEAPLPRALDAEAARALQIEHVQLDEASFRYALNEDAMATEKLAEGIRAFAADAVKLEALMQA
- the pgi gene encoding glucose-6-phosphate isomerase codes for the protein MIDSPLCHETPAWARLQAHWRQEASHIDLRAEFARDGQRLPTLSQRAPHLWADLSKNWLLPGTEALLRRLADGCGVLDWRDAMFAGVAVNTTEQRAAMHWLLRTPPDAGLLGALPPARGWGAGVRGALQETARTLQAMLHLADEVRADAAITDVVHIGIGGSCLGPELAVQALQHLAAGGPRIHFVANVDGGELGAVLGRVRAANTLFLIASKSFTTAETMMNAHTARAWFLAQGGSEDAAHARGIARHFVALTAQPEAAARFGITRVLGFEDWVGGRYSLWSAIGLPIAIAVGSAAFRALLAGAHAMDAHFLAAPPETNLPLRLGLLDVWYRDFCGLGSRCIAPYSHGLRRLPAYLQQLEMESNGKGVTRDGRPLAVATAPVVWGEPGTNGQHAFFQMLHQGQDVVPVEFIAAREPVGGPAEHHHDLLVNAVAQAQALMLGHASDAAHRRCPGNRPSTFLLLERLDAQALGALIALYEHRVFVSGAVWGINSFDQWGVELGKCLARELVARQGSGDWAGVDASTRELMRLSASAPSQLGV
- a CDS encoding segregation and condensation protein A, whose product is MQASADSSVLDSAATAAQQPGVVDQVALARLYGEPLFALPQDLYIPPDALEVFLEAFEGPLDLLLYLIRKQNFNILDIPMVGVTRQYLAYVDEIRGRNLELAAEYLLMAAMLIEIKSRMLLPTRSEQGAPEPEDPRADLVRRLLEYERFKLAAQQLGELPQHGRDFLKARITVEQSLQPRFPEVSVADLQAAWAEVLGRARLVQRHHIPREELSVRETMSQVLKRLQGRRFLSFEEVFEPARGVAVLVVTFVALLELAKEALIELTQGAAYAPIYLRLAYTPS